The Telopea speciosissima isolate NSW1024214 ecotype Mountain lineage chromosome 11, Tspe_v1, whole genome shotgun sequence genome includes the window TATTTATACGTGTATTTTATGTTGCTTTGCATATGTACTTAGaggtcaaatttttttcttttatgtccCCCTCTGGCCCCCAATACCTAAATTTGGcattttttagttttatttgtttaatgaaTTTGTACATTAATCCTTCGCAAGTTggttataataaataaataaatatatatatataatgtacttAGAGGTCAaatttatgaaccctattttttattttaagaaaatcaaaataatagaaaaagattCAGGACAGTAGTTGGTGACTTGGTGTCATATTATCATATTTTGTAATATAATATCccatataatataatatcatattatcattaattcattatatataatcagggtcaaaatcagggccaaaatcagggtcgggccgaccctaggtctcaaccctgacccgacccgacctgaCCCTAACTCAAGGTGAGGAATTTTttaccctaacccgccctcagggccagaaatcttagcccaggccctgttcgggctcagggcgagccagggccaaacttgcacccctagacATAACATATTCTTTAGCTAATTCATAGTAGTTAAATATGGTAATTTGATCCCGTCAAAATCTTGTTCTCGATATTTGATCATCTACTCCTGGACATTCTTAAAATCATATTCCAGCTTCTCCATGTTTTTTGCCTTAATAATCAGGTCTTAATTGACTCAATTGTCAATGACGGTGCCAGATTTGAGGTGATGAAAATATCATCCTCTCCGATGACCATGTTTAGATTCTCATGGAGGCCTTCACGCGGACAACATGTTTGGCTATGGTCCACAGTGTCTTGTTGAGGAATTGGCTTATTCTGGTTTTAAACCAAACTCAGTAACCGACTTAATTAGGTGTTGCATTTGAGCTTGAATATACTCTTTGGCTAACAATTGGTTCTCACCATCACTCATCTCTGGTTCTTAACTGGGATAAGGAATGTGTTCAGACAACATAAAATGGGTACTTTGGGTCAATTTGGATTCAAACCTAGCCCATGAGGAAGGCGGTTCGGGTAGGTCTTGTTCCGTCTCCGTGGAATTGCCTATTAAATGGAATCCTGATTAGGCTAACTTTTCTTCATTAATTACCTCACTAATCTTAGATGGTTTAGTACCTTCAAATGTCACACTTCGAAAGATGAAATATGCAAGCACATACCAACCAGACAAAACACGCATCAAACAAGTGTTAGTGAGTGTCGATATTAAGGATCATATAGTTTGATTGGGCTTTCAAGAGTTTGATAAGTGGTTCTAACTCTTGTTCACTTTTAAAGGGCAATACCTTATTTTGACCTCTCTAGGTATTTCTTAGATATTACAttaataagggtaaattacacattgCCTCTTGGTttttaaacgaaactcaaatcaccttgtggtttttgaaaatactcatcttttctgttgttagttatttgtatgaaagaactattttacccttgtattaaaatattagaattaaatttacaataatactatccttcaaaatctatgtttagATGTCAAAGGTAGTTTAGGAATATAAATTTATTATAAAACTAACGAtaaggactaatttgtcatattaggGTCTAATACATgaagtgatttgagtattttcaaaaactaggggatgacgtgtaatttaccctattaaTAATCTTAGATTCTTCCATGATTTCAAGACCTCTAATCACAGGCGCTAAAATGAAATCCCAAGTAAAACAGGGGAAATTTGCAAACACATAGGAGAAGGGGAGGCAGCAGGAATTCCTCCAGAGCTGCATTTtgagaaattaaagaagagaaagacacTCAATAATGGTAATTGGATGAAAGAATTAAGAGATCTCCATTATATAATTGTTATACTACTTGTATACAAAATAGCATCATCAGAGAGAGTCACAGTTACTCAGTTGATGAGATGAATCCCAGACAAGATTCCATTAGCTACATTCATCAACTGTAACATGATCATCACTGTGGATGTGGGAACACTTAATGCAACGAGTGCAAGCATTCCAAGAGCCAAACTGGGTCTTGTGTTCATCAATTGAGATTGCAAAACCCCAACTGCTCTGCAAATACTGGCATCATAGGTTGTATAGTACTTCTTCTCCCACTCCATCCAATCCTCCGGTGGTTCGTAATTCCTCTCCACCATCTTCGTCTCATGAATCCTCCTTCTCAGCACTATCATACTCTCATCCACAAGCCGTCCGCCATAACCCCAATCGCACTCGCCTCTTCTCACGGCGGAAATGGGTACCTTCTGTTGCCGGAAACCCAATCTCCGATTCCGTGAACCTGCAAACGAAGAAGATGgttgtggaggaagaagaacagggGATGATGAACACAGAGAAGAAGTCGCTTCCATAGGGCTGCTTATAGGCTTTAAATGAGGAAAGATCAGATCTTTGAAAACCGTAAAGATCTACAGATATGTTTGTGTTGGCTGTTGTGTGTGatttgatttgggatttggtGATTTCATTCTCTCTATTTATAGATAGAATTGGGAATTGGAGAAGTT containing:
- the LOC122645416 gene encoding uncharacterized protein LOC122645416 codes for the protein MEATSSLCSSSPVLLPPQPSSSFAGSRNRRLGFRQQKVPISAVRRGECDWGYGGRLVDESMIVLRRRIHETKMVERNYEPPEDWMEWEKKYYTTYDASICRAVGVLQSQLMNTRPSLALGMLALVALSVPTSTVMIMLQLMNVANGILSGIHLIN